From Sceloporus undulatus isolate JIND9_A2432 ecotype Alabama chromosome 6, SceUnd_v1.1, whole genome shotgun sequence, one genomic window encodes:
- the GJD3 gene encoding gap junction delta-3 protein has translation MGEWGFLSSLLDAVQEHSPMVGRFWLVVMLIFRILILATVGSDVFDDEQEEFECNTKQVGCKQICYDLAFPISHYRFWVFHIVVLSAPAVLFVIYSMHQTTKINRSLKETEAEEEEANRTRRRSQVQYGLQTSQRAQNIKTFYIVNVVVRILAEIGFLVGQWMLYGFQVGYQYICEHRMCPHLIDCFVSRPTEKTIFIQFYFMVGLVSALLSLVELAHLLCKNRCRRCRTIAPPPTAASFEQQDNWSNQKQEKSQHFLAPADGGPNGTPSHGQIPNHYEPKATFHHKSSTKSSRSSRSSTRADLTV, from the coding sequence ATGGGTGAGTGGGGGTTCTTGAGCTCTCTTCTGGATGCTGTGCAGGAGCACTCGCCCATGGTGGGCCGCTTCTGGCTGGTGGTGATGCTCATCTTCCGCATCCTGATCCTCGCCACAGTAGGCAGCGACGTCTTTGACGATGAGCAGGAGGAGTTTGAGTGCAACACGAAGCAAGTTGGGTGCAAGCAGATTTGCTATGACTTGGCCTTCCCCATCTCTCATTACCGCTTCTGGGTTTTCCATATTGTGGTGCTTTCTGCTCCGGCTGTCCTCTTTGTCATATATTCCATGCACCAAACCACAAAGATAAATCGCAGCCTGAAGGAAacagaagcagaagaggaggaagccaACCGGACCAGGCGAAGGTCCCAGGTACAATATGGTCTCCAGACCAGCCAACGAGCCCAAAACATCAAGACATTCTACATAGTCAATGTGGTTGTGAGGATCTTGGCTGAAATTGGCTTTCTGGTTGGACAGTGGATGCTGTATGGATTCCAAGTGGGATATCAGTACATCTGTGAGCATCGCATGTGCCCTCACCTCATTGACTGCTTTGTCTCTCGCCCAACTGAGAAGACCATCTTCATCCAGTTCTATTTCATGGTGGGGCTTGTTTCAGCTCTCCTCAGCTTGGTGGAGCTGGCTCACCTTTTGTGCAAGAACCGATGCCGGAGATGCCGCACCATTGCCCCTCCTCCTACCGcggcatcatttgaacagcaggACAATTGGTCCAATCAGAAGCAAGAGAAATCTCAGCATTTCTTGGCCCCAGCAGATGGGGGCCCCAATGGGACACCATCCCATGGCCAGATTCCCAACCACTATGAACCCAAGGCCACCTTCCATCATAAAAGCTCCACCAAAAGTAGCCGGTCGTCTCGCTCTTCCACCAGAGCTGACTTGACAGTGTAA